From the genome of Xyrauchen texanus isolate HMW12.3.18 chromosome 7, RBS_HiC_50CHRs, whole genome shotgun sequence:
cctgttttaataaatgtattgctttgccatggcaacacagttcaaaatatctaaaatgtatttgcaaTTTAGTattttcaatgtcttggcataatattgCCTACATTTAGTGACAATCACATGAATCTGAAAAGtgatgtgctacagagcccccgaACATGTCCATCTTCTAGGTGACGCAACAGAACCCCCTCTACATGACCATGTATGAACTTTTGCCAAGCCCTAATGGCcaacgactctgatgtgtgtgcaacaTTTCGTGAGATTTTGAGAATGTTAAGTGCCCCAAAACCCTCCAAAatcttgaaaaaagaaataataataataatccttagaacagcaatagggcctccacactttcagtgcttaggCCTTAATGAATGATTATTCATCTAGCATTATATAGATTTTTGAAATAACCTGCTCCCAAGTAGCAAGTAGCAGATTATGTATATTGGCTATACATCATGTTTCAAAAGGATATATGTAAACAAAGGACTGAAATCTGCTATTTTATGGAgtctacaataaaataaaaggcaACCATTGAGTATGCTTCTCGTTTAGAAGTTGCTGGAATTGTACATCCAACATGTTTTGAAGGAGTTTCCTAACATACTATAATGCCTAATtacttaaaacattattttatagcTTCAACGCAGATAGTTATTTTATGAAAAGCATTACCAGCAACCatataaaatgcaataattttctgTTTCAAGTAGGCAAATGtgccaaaaatgcataaaaatcatACCCTCCATTTACGCCAACAAACTTCAAGTTCTTCTTTGCTCTCCCGTTGCTCTGCTTGTCAGGACAGTCATTCTTCTTCATGATGGATTTTAAGCCTTATATGGGGAGATGGTCAGATATGTGAAAATGTTAGCCAAGCCTGCACATGTTCACCCTCCCAAACGCCTGTTTCACATCGCATGCCAAAACAGCGTGTCCGTAAAGCTACAGTGTAACTACAGCAGCAGACTTGCAGTGGTTTTTCACACTAGAACACCTACAACTTTCTACAGAAAATAAAGTATTACAATGTTGAGTATTTCCTTTATTAATGACAATAACTTATAAAATGGTTTTCAGGAGTGGGTCATTGATAAAAAGGATTACAAACCTGACCGTCATGAGTCTGGTTTACATTATATTGGTGTAACCCTAAATTAGTCTTGTACAATTCTTTCAGTTAGTGGCTGCAAACACTAGAAACTCTGATCTATACaaacatcatcattcagtgaaGAAACTAGGTTTGTAAATTAAGGCGGAGGGCAATAAGCCATTGAGTGTTGTTTTGCACAACCCGGGAAGGTGATAACTAGGGTTGGCTCGATCAATCGGCTATAAAATATAGtcagaaataattaattatgaaaaacAACTAAACAGTGATATCTCTTTGTTCAAACACCAGCTGAAACTTTTAAGTGTTGAGTACCTTCCTTAGCCTATATGAAAAAAGACAGACTTACAAagaatagattaaaatatttactCACCACCTGCACAAGCAGTCAAATTAACTGCATCCTAACATTTTTCCTTTGTTAATTAACccttatagaccatttcaagaatgtaaacaaaaacaaataaattagaaAGGTCCAAATGTATTTCCGGATCCtttaaaaaagttgctttttcAAGGTAAGACATTACATTCGGTGGCCATTTTTGGAATCTTGGGCAGTttaggcagctatttttctatgtaaacaagcgtcATGACAgtgctcctatctacttgaatgggaaaagaccaaaatctccaaaattacgataaaagaacatatttaacatatttaaaacttGGTCCGAGGAGCGTGTGGCGCAGGCTTCATTCAAGCTGCCTGGCTGTGACACATGCTCCAATTCCAGGTGTCACATCGAAatcgtgctggggtgcgggtccGTAGCCGCATCTAACTCACACCCGACCCTCACTGCTCCGTTCCTGGACCCGCGAAGATGCCAGCAGGTAGAGATCAGTCTCCCAAGGAGAGACGCACTCTGTGTTTAAAGGCAGCAGTGatgatgctttattttttttgttgaccGTTGGCAACCGTTGGGCATTCCACTTTCTTCCTTTaaatttaatagaagtgacccatctctaCTAAATGGTTtctgttttgacaagcaggaaatgttcatggaacaGTGACGTAACTTGACAGTCTTTGAAATGGTCTAGAAAAAAGTGTGTTGAGGGTCAGAGGTCTTTGATTTTTCACATCCACAATCAGTGTTGTCTTATCAAATGCTGTAGAATTGCAAATACAAGAATGAAGTAAGTTGCAAATTTACAGATCATCTGGGCGGTTGCAAGAAGTTTACTACTGCCAGCATATGGGTAGTATTGCTATTAAGCCTATAGACCTGATTTCTGTATTAGGCATATAACTAGCACTATACTGTAGCTTAAAATTATAAAACCGTACTTCTGCTTGAGCTAtaagtaaattaatttaaatttgtttttgtgaaattTTACTGGCAATAGTGCtttctcttttttgttgttgttttcccatGTGCTCTACATATAAAAACACACTAGATTTCAATTATATGCTTTTTGGTGGAATTTCTACTTTTTCATGTCATCTCATGTTCATGATGTCAATCAACAGTGCactgtcactttaattcagcaTGAGTGCTGCAAAGATAGACTGTGCCAAAACTCTGGCAGCACTGCTGCTCACACTATGCTCCTGCAACGGTCTGCCACGCTTCTTTAGCTCCCATGTGTGAAttctctaacctgttaacattgACACTGAAAAATATATGTCCTGCATACGCTTGCAGTGTGAAACATGCCTAACAATAACCAAACTCTTTACACTATGTAGTCCGTTTGACTGACCTGAATATAAAGCATAGTCTATGTAGTAGAGAGGAGAAAGAAACCCTTGCATCTTCAAAAACTGCTCATAGAATGAAAAATACCCTCAATAAATCCTTAATCCTTAAATTAATCTAAATAATGTGCCTCATGTGGGCATGTTTGATCATTAAATACCCAGCTAAACTTAAGTTTAAACAGTCTAAAACTGGTTTATTGGGCATTTATTTCATAGCAATAGAATGCAGAATTCTGAATCAATTTCTTCTGAATAAATGTCTCAGCATTCCTTTACCAGAAATAATTTAAGACAAATAACTGAATCTTTAACATCCTGTTCTCCCCAGAATAGGAAGTCAGTTGCAGTCATCCATAATGCAGCATCCACACTGTCAAAACAACTGTAACAGTTACAGAGAAActgatgtttaattaaaaaaggcTCTCAAAAATAGAACTGACACAAAAAATGTTCATCAATCATGTGATCCTAAAAGGACTGGAGCAACACAAAGCGTTTGTTCAGTGTCAGTGTTTGTTGAAGAGAACAGAGGTGCATAGCGGGCAGTGGAGCCTGTGGATGCAATTACAACAAAACACAACTCATCAAATACTCTGGAATGCTTCCTCAATTTGGTTCCACAGAACATTACATGGTAAGTTTGACTCAAAATTATTCAGGAAACTATAATTTTACTAGTAAGACTAATTATGTTTAAGTGACAATATTGATAGTGTTAAACAGAATTGCTACCCAATATAGAAAGTCAATACCTGATAAGAACCGAAGAGCACAGTTAAGCAACTGTGTTCGCACAAATGGCAATGTATGCCAATATTTACAGTATGAGACCACAACATCTTGTAAGCAATGCAATAGGAGCCAGAAGCTTTTAAAATGTCAACACAAATTCTCAAATAGTCTTGACATACAGTGAGCAATTCAGTATCAAAGCATTGTTATACTACTTGGCCTCTGCATGGCAACAGACTTTCTGTGCAAGTTTCTGTGCCACACAAGCAAAACTATGCATATTTGAAGatattatttcatgttgactttggtCAACAACATATGTTTTAGCTCTTTAGATTGTCAACACTGGCTTTGCATGACTCTTAAAGCCTGCACTTCAAACTCATTGAGGCAAAGGCCTGTCATTTTCACCTCATACAGCTCGTAAATggtatattttcattttggtagtcatttttacatttaagttaAAACACCTACACAGCATGCATAAACAGTGCATTGTAGCAGAAGCTTTCCTCTGGCATTGAATATGCAACTATTATCTGCAGAAAGTTTTCAAAGTATGTGCATGCTTAGCAGAAATTACGGTTAACAAATGTATTGTAAACTTATTTATCAACAGGATCTTTTGCAATAGCCTATATTGTTATGAAGCTACACAaaataatgttgttatttactTGTGTGCATTGAAAATGTTCTATAAAGGAAGTCTGACTGAATCCAGGTGATTTAATCTTTTTAGCACACTTTGGGTTTTGTCTAAATGAATCAAATTTATGGGTCTAAATGTgttttttcatgacaattaagtttGTAAAATTTCTCAAAGGCCCACTCctgatacacatttaaaatgtatggcaacattttaaaatggctaaattaaaatatatgaatttatttaatgATATTTATGGAAATACAAAAGAGGGAATTTACTATGAATGAATTGCACACAATAAAAGCACAGCTTACAGTATTTGCATGCACTTGCTGCGCTGGTTAAGCGCTTGATActctaaaggaattatgcagacaGACAACCACATAATCTGTGCTGAATGCAAGTTCTGAGTGCTATTTTATGGAGGATGCAGCCGACCACTGCGATCTAGTACATTCTGCCGAGAcgctgtacagcatcactccacaaCTGTGATCCattccagacacctgaatcatctttTTAACATGCCAAAAGTGCGCTCGACTACACAGCTCATCTGGACATAAGTTATGTTATAATgcttttctccatcatttgaatattatttgatgaattactactgccaatctaaaaaaaaaatctgtttacctCCTGCTTTCCTCGGGATTTGTGAATGAAGTGCAGAGTTTTGTGCATGAAGCGCAATCTACagtataatgagcctaattttacacagaaaggaAACATGTTTGTGCAGAAAGAATGACAATAACTTAATTTGTACTCAAAACGTAGTGCTATTTAAGCACTGATTGCGACTGCTTAAACATGTttgcaggtggttagtgaatTAGAcacatgtttctgtggtgaaataCCAGGCATACAAGTTATGCAACTTTAGTGAATTTGCCCCTCAATCTGGTAACCCAGAAATCACTAATTCTCTTATTCaacacagactgacagacagatatatgactTAGAGATATTCAATAAGTTGAGatcatttttagtttttattaataatttaactATAATTCTTACCAAGGTCTGCACTTATTATGAAACTGCTCTAATCAGTCATTACTGTCTATTAAATGACCATGCTGAGAAGGTACATGAATGCAACATAGAAAGAGACATCATCCTACCAGATTGTTGTGCAGCCCCTCCTTTCTGAACAGGCGAGTAGAAGGCAGACAGGGCACTAAGGGAGCCTCTCAGGTGGCTTTGAATTGAGCTTATTTTGGATGCATGAGGTTTCTGGGAGCTCTCTCCTTTTGCATCCTGGCTCCCACTTCCCAAGCTGGCCCACTGCTCGTTGAGAAGCCCCTGTATACGATTAACAACCTGACCAATTGCAGCCGGAGAAGCGGAGGCCTCAGCTGCCCTCTGAGACTGAAAGTCTGGTTCTTCTTCTTGTGTGTACTTTTGCTCCTGTTGTGTTTGTAAACCTGTAAATTGTTCAACTTTTGTTTTGTCTGATACTGTGCTTTCAACACCTGCGTTCTCAACAGATTCTTCCTCTGCAACTGAGGTCTTAAAGACTTCACTTTCACTGGCCATATTCTCAACCATGACACTTTCTATCATTACATATTCTTCAATGTAACTCTCTGCAACCACATTTTCACTGACCTCGGTTTCTTTAATTTGACTTGATACACTTTCTTCAATATCGCCCTCTGTTTTATTGTCTTCTACTGCATCTGTCTTCCCTAAAATTTCAGAGACTTCTCCATGACTGATACTTTCAAGATTATCCTGGTCTTCATTCTGCATTGCCCGGTCACACATGACAATCTCTACTCCTACAGTTTTGTCTTCTGTAATGACTTGTGCCAAGACTTCAACGTCTCTTGCTTCCACAGAATTTGTTTGAGTGCTTGAGCATTTCATGTCTGTTTCTTTGGGACCATCATCTGGTTGAGGTTCTGTTGAGATTGCTTTCTCCAGTACACTTTTGCTGTCTGTACTGACTGATGCATCACAAGTGACAACAGGTTCAGGACCTTGAGTTTTTTGCTCCTCGGCTCTGTTAATCAGTTCCTGTATTCTCTCATCTTTTTTTCTATTCTCATCCATCTGCTCCCTCAGTAAGGTGTTTGTCATTTCCAGTTCACAGCTGGCCTTGTTTAGACATTCTTCCAAAGTTTTCAGTTTTACTTCTAGCTCCTGGTTAGTGAGAAGCTTCTGCTCACCAGGTTGGGAGATTGTATTCTCTGCAATTATAATTACACTTGATCCCTGAGCAGTCTCATTTTTTACAGCATCTCCTTGAGTGGACATACATTCAAATGTAGCGCCTGATTCCTCTGTTTCTGAAATTCCTTCTAACAGTTTATCTAATAACAAAGTCTCTGATAATTTCTCCTGCTTTTCAGCTTGATCCGAAACATTCTCTGATGCTTCTGTTTGAAGTGTAAAATCCTTCACAAGTCTCTCTGGTTCTTCTGGATCAGTGGGGGTTTCTGCCTTCTCTATGAGTATCACTGGCACAGACACCAGATCTGGCATGTGTTCCTTCTTTGACTCTGCATCAGTTACTGGTTCATATTTGTCAAACTCTTTCTCTACAACATTCTGTGCCAAAAGATTTTGTTTCTCTGCCTGTTGTTCTGTGGTTTTGTCTGACTGTACTACTTGAGGCTTTCCATGATCAGATATAGTGTCCATGGAAAGGGAGGGAGTATCAGTCCGCTCTATTGTAACTGGACAGACAGTTTTGCCTTGAGATTTATTTTGAGGAACCTTACTCTCCAAATGCAAAGAGATCTTTTGTTTGGACTGCTGCTGCTGAATTATTTGAAGCAGTTGCTCCCTCTCTGTTCTAAGACAGCATATTTGAGACCTCAGCTCTGGGATGGTCCTGACTTGCTCCTCTAACTCACGCACCCTTTTTAGCGCAGCTGTGATCTGTTGGTGTATGCTGGCCCTGTCCTGGGGAACACTGCCTCTCCTGTCGCCACTGTCCGCTGGCCGAAAAAGTTTTTCTGCTGAGCCATTTTGCGATTTGGATCTCTGTTCATCATTTGAGTCTGAACCTTTCCGGTGTGGGACGTTAACAGGCATGCTAGAGGCTCTAAACAAATTAGGCCTGACATTAAGGCCCATGGACTGTTCATTGGAGGTCTGTATTTGAGACTCTTCCGCAGCTTTAGGGGAAGGGAGATAAGTATCCTTTGACTTGCTGGCAGGGGAGCTTCCACTACTGATACTATTAGTGGCATCACTGGCTTGGAACTTGAAAAGCTGCTGGACTTCAGTGACACGTGACTTAGGTTTGGACCCTAAAGTGGAAGTATTGGCCCATGTATCTTTGGCTACAGGTCGAGCGCCATGCCCAGGAAGGCTGAAGTTCCGTGGGAGTGTGCTGTATTTTGGCCCCCTGTTCTTGCGCTGGATGTGTACCCTCTTGATCGTGTTCCCCTTTTCGATGTCATCTACATATTTCAAGAAATCCAGATCCAGGTGAAACCCATAGGGCGTCTCTATGGAATATGGAAGCTGTTTCCTCTGCAGTCCACTCTCAGATGTCTTGGAAGGAAAGCCATTTGCTGAAATAAAAGGTACATGATCACTCATTTTGCATTCTTTGCTTGTAATTTCAATT
Proteins encoded in this window:
- the LOC127646402 gene encoding KN motif and ankyrin repeat domain-containing protein 4-like, translated to MDKKSANGFPSKTSESGLQRKQLPYSIETPYGFHLDLDFLKYVDDIEKGNTIKRVHIQRKNRGPKYSTLPRNFSLPGHGARPVAKDTWANTSTLGSKPKSRVTEVQQLFKFQASDATNSISSGSSPASKSKDTYLPSPKAAEESQIQTSNEQSMGLNVRPNLFRASSMPVNVPHRKGSDSNDEQRSKSQNGSAEKLFRPADSGDRRGSVPQDRASIHQQITAALKRVRELEEQVRTIPELRSQICCLRTEREQLLQIIQQQQSKQKISLHLESKVPQNKSQGKTVCPVTIERTDTPSLSMDTISDHGKPQVVQSDKTTEQQAEKQNLLAQNVVEKEFDKYEPVTDAESKKEHMPDLVSVPVILIEKAETPTDPEEPERLVKDFTLQTEASENVSDQAEKQEKLSETLLLDKLLEGISETEESGATFECMSTQGDAVKNETAQGSSVIIIAENTISQPGEQKLLTNQELEVKLKTLEECLNKASCELEMTNTLLREQMDENRKKDERIQELINRAEEQKTQGPEPVVTCDASVSTDSKSVLEKAISTEPQPDDGPKETDMKCSSTQTNSVEARDVEVLAQVITEDKTVGVEIVMCDRAMQNEDQDNLESISHGEVSEILGKTDAVEDNKTEGDIEESVSSQIKETEVSENVVAESYIEEYVMIESVMVENMASESEVFKTSVAEEESVENAGVESTVSDKTKVEQFTGLQTQQEQKYTQEEEPDFQSQRAAEASASPAAIGQVVNRIQGLLNEQWASLGSGSQDAKGESSQKPHASKISSIQSHLRGSLSALSAFYSPVQKGGAAQQSGLKSIMKKNDCPDKQSNGRAKKNLKFVGVNGGYETTSSEDSSGEEDQDKGEEVDSSEPEVEQGEENAVTQEEAAVTGEEGDTAQAELAEGSGEPDAGQVAMSPQEEQPVSELVDKNFMAACHFLKDRMAEVATPNKEMRQVLMVLYQEWFRVSSQKDSETDTVTLYLREVGFHTPTLLRYIVNLADGNGNMALHYSVSHSNFSVVKLLLDTGLCEVDHQNKAGYTAIMLAALTAAESSEDMEVAQQLLRMGNINARASQSGQTALMLAVSHGRTVMVQVLLECWADVNIQDQDGSTALMCACEHGHTEIAKMLLERQDCDTSLTDKDGHTALSVAMKFSHSEIVHLLNVRADPTAVTDPTAPL